The Acidimicrobiales bacterium region GCGTTCAACAACCTGCTCGCCGGCATCTTCATGGCGCTCACGGACGCCTACGGGCTGTCGCTCGTGTCGGTCGAGGCGTGGGGCCTGCTCTTCGGCTTCATCAGCCTGGCCTTCATCGCCGGCGGCATCGCCGTCGCCAAGTTCGGGCTCGGCAACAACGCCCTGCGGCTCGTGCTCGTGTGCAACCTCGTCAACTGGGCCGTGTGCTCGGTGTTCGCCGTGCAGTCGTCGATCGTGATGCTGACCGTCGGCATGGTCGTGTGGCTGGGCCTCATCCCCGTCATCGAGGCCGCCGAGCAGACGGTGCTGCAGCGGTCCATCCCGTTCGAGCGGCAGGGTCGGGTGTTCGGCTTCGCTCAGCTGGTCGAGAACGCCGCCGCCCCACTCACCGCCTTCCTCATGGCCCCGCTCGCCGAGCGGGTGTTCATGCCCTTCATGACCGACGGGCGCGGAGCCGACATGATCGGCTCGTGGTTCGGCGTCGGACCCGAGCGCGGCATCGCCCTCATGTTCACGATCGCCGGACTGATCGGCGTCGTCGTGACGATCGCCGCACTTCGGTCCCGGCCGTATCGCCGGCTGGCCGCCGCGGTGTGAGCCACGCCTCCCCTCCCGAGACGACTGAAAGAGGAAACCATGACCACGCCGGCCCCGCCCGTCACCGACCACGACGACTTCGAGCGACAGCTCGCCGAGCTGCGCACGCGCGAGAAGGCCCACACCCACGAGGGCGACGCGATCGCCGCGGCCCGGCGCCGGCTGCCCATGACCGAGGTGCCGCCTGACACCACCGTCGTCGGCCCCGACGGCCCGGTCCCGTTCGGCGACGTCTTCGAGGGGCGCGACGAGCTGGTCGTCTACAGCCACATGTTCTACGACGGGAAGCCATGGGAGTGGCAGTGCGAGGGCTGCACCAGGAACACCTGGCCGATGGGGGACGCCGCCGACGCGGCCTACCTCAACGCCTACGGGATCACCTTCGCCGTCCTCGGCGACGGGCCGTACGAGGAGATCGCGGCGTTCCGCGACTTCATGGGCTACACCACGCCGTGGTACTCCAACGCCCACCTCGACGACCCCACCGTGGGCCACGCCGGCCGGATCGCCTGCTACCTGCGGCGGGACGACAAGATCTACCTGACGTACTGGACGACCGGCCGGGGCGACGAGGTGATGAGCCCCTTGTTCGGGCTCCTCGACATGACCGCCTACGGGCGGCGGGAGGCGTGGGAGGACTCGCCCGAGGGGTGGCCGCAGCTCCCGACCCACTCCTTCTTGCGCACCGACGAGCACGGTGCGCCGATGGGGCCCAGAGACGGCGGCCGACCGGTGCCCCAGTGGACCCGCCCGGGCGCCACCGGGGTGTGAACCCCGAAATTGCGTGGCGCGTGGTCGCCATGGGGCCACACCCCACGCAACCTCGCTTCGGTCAGGAGAACGTGAGGCCCTCGAAGTCGCCGGTGGAGCGCCACCGGTCGAGGTACTGGAAGTAGGCCATCGGGCCCTCGGGGTAGCCGACGAAGAAGGTCGAGGCGGGCCCGGGTGGCTGGCCCTCGTTGTTGTAGTAGCCGGGGGTGCAGTCGGGGCCGCCGATGATCCGCGGCGGGGCGGCCTGCAGCAGCTCCACCCAGGCGTCTTCGGCCTCCCGCGTCACCTCCACCCGCTCGAAGCCACCGTCGAGCGCGTGCCGGACGATGCCGGCGATCGTCTTCCCGGACTCGGTCAGGTTGTGGGGGATGTTGGAGATGAGGTTGGCGCCCTGCGTGGGCTGCACCAGGAAGGCGTTGGGGAACCCGTGGACGTGGGTGCCGTGCAGCGAGCGCATCCCCTCGGCCCAGCGCTCCGACAGCCGGGCGCCGTCGCGGCCCGTGAGGTCGAAGCCGGTGCGCCGGGTGTGCTCGGTGCCCACCTCGAAGCCCGACGCGTAGACGATGCAGTCCAGCTCGTAGTCGACGCCGCCGACCACCACGCCGGTCTCGGTCATGCGCTCGACGCCCCGGCCGTCGGTGTCGACCAGGGTGACGCCCGGCTCGTTGTACGCCTGCAGGTACTCGTCGTGGAAGCAGGGCCGCTTGCACAGCTGGCGGTACCACGCCTTGAGGCGCTGCGCCGTGGCCGGGTCGGCGACGAGCCCGTCGACGCGGGAGCGGATGTCCTCCATCTTCTCGTAGTCGGAGTCCTCGTAGGCGGCCAGCATCCCCTCGAGGGTCATCCGGTCGGGCGGCAGCGACATGATGCGCTCGCGCACCCGGCGGGACAGGTCGGTCCAGCCGTCCATCACCAGGTCGTCCTCGGCGCTGCCACCGGCCTGGTTGGCGGTGAAGTTCTCGAGCCAGCGCTGCTGCCAGCCGGGCGTGGCCATCGACTCGAACCACTCGGGGTCGGTGGGCCGGTTGTCGCGCACGTCGACCGACGAAGGGGTGCGCTGGAAGACGTACAGCTCCCGGCACGCCCGGGCGAGGTGGGGGACGCACTGGACGGCGGTGGCGCCGGTCCCGATGATGCCGACGCGCTTGTCGGCCAGGCGGTCCATCGGCGCACCGTCGGCGTCGCCGCCCGTGTAGTCGTAGTCCCAGCGGCTGGTGTGGAACGAGTGGCCGGCGAACGACTCGATGCCCGGGATGCCGGGGAGCTTCGGCACGTGCAGCGGCCCGGTGCCCATGGTGACGAACTGGGCGGTGAACTCGTCGCCCCGGTTGGTGCGGACGGTCCAGCGGCCGGCGGCGTCGTCCCACTCCAGGGCGGTGACCTCGGTGTGGAACAGCGCGTTGTCGTAGAGCCCGTACTGCTTGGCGATGCGCTCGCAGTGCTCGAGGATCTCG contains the following coding sequences:
- a CDS encoding DUF899 family protein, giving the protein MTTPAPPVTDHDDFERQLAELRTREKAHTHEGDAIAAARRRLPMTEVPPDTTVVGPDGPVPFGDVFEGRDELVVYSHMFYDGKPWEWQCEGCTRNTWPMGDAADAAYLNAYGITFAVLGDGPYEEIAAFRDFMGYTTPWYSNAHLDDPTVGHAGRIACYLRRDDKIYLTYWTTGRGDEVMSPLFGLLDMTAYGRREAWEDSPEGWPQLPTHSFLRTDEHGAPMGPRDGGRPVPQWTRPGATGV
- a CDS encoding NAD(P)/FAD-dependent oxidoreductase, which gives rise to EILEHCERIAKQYGLYDNALFHTEVTALEWDDAAGRWTVRTNRGDEFTAQFVTMGTGPLHVPKLPGIPGIESFAGHSFHTSRWDYDYTGGDADGAPMDRLADKRVGIIGTGATAVQCVPHLARACRELYVFQRTPSSVDVRDNRPTDPEWFESMATPGWQQRWLENFTANQAGGSAEDDLVMDGWTDLSRRVRERIMSLPPDRMTLEGMLAAYEDSDYEKMEDIRSRVDGLVADPATAQRLKAWYRQLCKRPCFHDEYLQAYNEPGVTLVDTDGRGVERMTETGVVVGGVDYELDCIVYASGFEVGTEHTRRTGFDLTGRDGARLSERWAEGMRSLHGTHVHGFPNAFLVQPTQGANLISNIPHNLTESGKTIAGIVRHALDGGFERVEVTREAEDAWVELLQAAPPRIIGGPDCTPGYYNNEGQPPGPASTFFVGYPEGPMAYFQYLDRWRSTGDFEGLTFS